In Brassica rapa cultivar Chiifu-401-42 chromosome A06, CAAS_Brap_v3.01, whole genome shotgun sequence, a single window of DNA contains:
- the LOC103874657 gene encoding xyloglucan galactosyltransferase XLT2 gives MLPVSNPTSPERLLKKSRTPDKTTTDTDQKISFNSVGNSSANRSASRSHCTWLILSLLCLQLLLFLTLRSIAFPSRRSPENFPSPAVSVSVSSIESLFTSDEPLLTSDESLPTRTRSEPDDSGRCETGRVFVYDMPKIFNEVILQECDNLNPWSSRCDALSNDGFGKEATSLKGVIPDDLVPSWFWTDQFVSEIIFHNRILNHRCRTYDPESATAFYIPFYAGLAVGQYLWSNYAAADRDRHCKMMTEWVREQPYWNRSNGWDHFITMGRITWDFRRTKDEDWGSNCIYIPGMRNITRLLIERNSWDHFDVGVPYPTGFHPRSDSDVVKWQDFVRNRHRKTLFCFAGAPRAGIQNDFRGMLLDHCKESQGACRTVDCTGGKCSNGSSAILETFLGSDFCLQPRGDSFTRRSIFDCMLAGSIPVFFWRRTAYMQYQWFLPKELGSYSVYIDRNEVKNGTTSIKEVLERFSKEDVRRMREKVIELIPNLVYAKSLNGLETFKDAFDVALDGVFRRFKEQENWYKWR, from the coding sequence ATGCTCCCCGTCTCAAATCCAACCAGTCCTGAACGCCTCCTTAAGAAATCGAGAACACCAGACAAAACCACCACCGACACTGATCAGAAAATCTCCTTCAACTCTGTCGGAAACTCGTCCGCTAACCGCTCTGCCTCCCGGAGCCACTGTACATGGCTCATCCTCTCTCTCCTCTGTCTCCagctcctcctcttcctcactCTCCGCTCCATCGCTTTCCCCAGCCGTCGCTCCCCTGAGAACTTCCCATCCCCCGCCGTCTCCGTCTCCGTCTCCTCCATCGAGTCTCTCTTCACCTCAGATGAGCCCCTCTTAACCTCGGACGAGTCTCTACCCACCCGAACCCGCTCCGAACCCGACGACTCAGGGCGATGCGAAACGGGTCGGGTGTTCGTCTACGACATGCCGAAGATCTTCAACGAAGTGATCCTGCAAGAGTGCGACAATCTCAACCCGTGGAGCTCTCGCTGCGACGCGCTTTCCAACGACGGCTTCGGCAAAGAAGCGACGTCGTTGAAAGGCGTGATCCCTGACGATTTGGTTCCTTCATGGTTCTGGACTGATCAGTTCGTCTCCGAGATCATCTTCCACAACCGGATCCTCAACCACCGTTGCCGGACTTATGATCCGGAGTCCGCGACGGCGTTCTACATCCCGTTCTACGCTGGACTCGCTGTCGGTCAATATTTATGGTCTAATTACGCGGCGGCTGATCGCGACCGTCATTGTAAGATGATGACTGAGTGGGTCAGGGAACAACCTTATTGGAATAGATCCAACGGATGGGATCATTTCATTACCATGGGTCGCATCACATGGGATTTTCGCAGAACCAAAGACGAAGATTGGGGAtctaactgtatctacatcccGGGGATGCGTAACATCACGCGCCTTCTCATTGAGCGTAACTCTTGGGACCATTTCGACGTCGGTGTACCGTACCCCACCGGATTCCACCCTCGATCTGACTCCGACGTCGTGAAATGGCAGGATTTCGTCAGGAATCGCCATCGCAAGACGCTGTTCTGTTTCGCCGGAGCGCCACGCGCCGGGATTCAGAACGATTTTAGAGGAATGCTTCTCGATCACTGCAAGGAGTCGCAAGGAGCTTGCCGGACGGTGGATTGCACCGGAGGAAAATGCTCGAATGGCTCGTCGGCGATCTTGGAGACGTTTCTCGGCTCTGATTTTTGCCTTCAGCCACGTGGAGATAGCTTCACGCGCCGCTCGATTTTCGATTGCATGTTAGCCGGTTCTATTCCGGTTTTCTTTTGGCGTAGAACCGCTTACATGCAGTATCAGTGGTTTTTACCGAAGGAGCTGGGTAGCTACTCGGTTTACATAGACCGGAATGAGGTGAAAAACGGGACGACATCTATAAAGGAAGTGTTGGAACGGTTCAGCAAAGAAGATGTGCGGAGAATGCGGGAAAAAGTGATCGAGTTGATACCGAATTTGGTGTACGCAAAGTCTCTGAACGGATTAGAGACTTTCAAAGATGCTTTCGATGTGGCCTTAGATGGAGTATTTAGGAGATTCAAGGAGCAAGAGAATTGGTACAAATGgagatga